A single genomic interval of Chloracidobacterium validum harbors:
- the cas3g gene encoding type I-G CRISPR-associated helicase/endonuclease Cas3g, which produces MTNLTPGISFDCFNELYKELTGHEGACRWQYRLFTYLEAGCFPTDIELATGLGKTSIIALWVLALGHALKRNSTAVPRRLAYVVERRVVVDQASEFAEQVGERLEQAATYENHKLHQIAKVLKEAGCTSSVIEVSTLRGQRTLDKRWRDDPARPAIIVGTVDMIGSRLLFSAYGRVGPWGRALEAGLLGQDCLIVLDEAHLCSPFAVTLTAIERLVNKSLAPFAVVRMGAMMHPVQDLLRRTPGLPPEEPNGRRVFRLLDTNTLIDGRNWPDETTDQKVANRLNAVIEIEVKSLDPKKGVGVQLAEWAIAQLPNASGQSQNPSGAAIGIVVNTVAQARKCAKRLLKENHQVVTLTGSMRGWDRDQVVKSDDYKRFKSQRNRGAKYDKPIFLVATSCVEVGADIDCDLLGVEACAADSLIQRLGRVNRLGLNNNAKVLLVGNRPDPAAKDKTDPAANVFERLNKLLEELKKKVRPGQPVKCSPATFTALLRGNLNDEEWRKLFDVRVPPPALTCAVLDDLAMTSKHPNTGARPDVGRWLHGSVEDPSLYVELAWRKELDFVTSPDDAERLLAAFPIGARETARCPLYEAVNLLKAVRDRSLEDDALGARVLLIKRYGETTPFRLRDLPTDDGKLRAALYDATVVLPTSAGGYDDQFVTPNDKKLVRDIAEKAQPTTRAKRRRLWIDAGTVKATPDSGQQNSEVQKIPSDTDTENLLSEVQKVVNELLGSNDWQLVEAAGNGACGVVVARKLLREVEDAEDDDGSLGFNTDVLLTQHLHDARTKATELCRRLSLPLELSNTVIEAAGQHDLGKDRPWWQRAVGRTEKPAVAKSKHSRFNHHINKGYRHELGSVADLSDGKVSLPPGVNRELCLHLIAAHHGHARPGFGTESVGPVVISDSVSCVLNETPVRFAKLQAQYGWWTLAWLEALVKTADVLASVLPSCGDNGSSVSNILPATSNIQLTIDARNPGEYLAVCGLLEVISRYDANATSAWRRETVTLTSEYSAFADVCEIKTNVEEDEVVKELAKYLSSQADWQEATENDRSPLAQSSGVWCGALEFSLPHKLPILIDHWYEWAYVSKGRIVQSLGKKNGKSRWKFWAGRQEKTISKAINDNLIKKLNEDLEKKLKLQDIITLTSSGESPLKIDAFTTQSSIDRGISANEAKNRTVRPALELLAAIGISAFFPPRRKGDNAPDGVVGVQNKVFTYHTWSSHLPLALARLAARGVEVAPTRLVQYKATIGTLGRYKHLRLARPAGIAELPAGTAKLVDAGNDDESDDEDNDE; this is translated from the coding sequence ATGACAAATCTTACGCCGGGGATTTCCTTCGACTGCTTCAACGAATTGTATAAAGAACTTACCGGTCACGAAGGAGCGTGCCGCTGGCAGTACCGGTTATTCACATATCTCGAGGCAGGTTGCTTCCCAACCGACATCGAATTGGCCACCGGCTTGGGTAAAACATCGATCATTGCGCTGTGGGTCCTGGCGCTGGGCCATGCTCTCAAACGAAACTCGACTGCCGTTCCCCGTCGCCTCGCGTACGTTGTCGAGCGCCGCGTGGTCGTCGATCAGGCATCGGAGTTCGCGGAGCAGGTAGGCGAGCGTCTTGAACAAGCCGCCACATACGAGAATCACAAACTCCATCAGATAGCGAAGGTATTGAAGGAAGCGGGCTGCACCTCTTCGGTCATTGAGGTGTCCACGCTGCGTGGGCAGCGGACGCTCGACAAACGCTGGCGAGATGATCCGGCGCGCCCCGCAATTATTGTCGGCACGGTTGACATGATCGGCTCCCGCCTTCTCTTCAGTGCCTACGGACGGGTAGGCCCTTGGGGCCGCGCGCTCGAGGCGGGGCTTCTTGGGCAAGACTGCTTGATAGTCCTTGACGAGGCTCACCTCTGCTCGCCCTTTGCCGTGACGCTCACCGCGATTGAGCGCCTCGTCAACAAGTCGCTGGCTCCGTTCGCAGTCGTGAGAATGGGGGCCATGATGCACCCCGTTCAAGACCTGCTCAGGCGGACGCCCGGATTGCCACCCGAGGAGCCGAATGGGCGACGTGTCTTCCGACTCCTTGACACCAACACTCTCATCGACGGGCGCAATTGGCCGGACGAGACCACCGACCAGAAGGTCGCCAATCGCCTCAATGCCGTGATAGAAATCGAGGTCAAGTCGCTGGATCCCAAAAAGGGCGTCGGCGTTCAGCTCGCCGAGTGGGCCATCGCTCAGTTGCCGAACGCTTCTGGGCAGTCGCAGAACCCTTCTGGAGCAGCTATCGGCATCGTGGTGAACACCGTCGCCCAAGCTCGCAAGTGCGCTAAGCGTCTGCTCAAGGAAAACCATCAGGTCGTGACGCTCACGGGCAGCATGCGCGGATGGGATCGCGATCAAGTCGTGAAGTCCGATGATTACAAGCGCTTCAAGAGCCAGCGTAACCGCGGGGCTAAATATGACAAACCGATCTTTCTCGTCGCGACCTCCTGCGTCGAGGTCGGCGCGGACATTGACTGCGATCTCCTCGGCGTTGAAGCATGCGCTGCCGACAGCCTTATTCAGCGACTTGGGCGCGTGAATAGACTCGGTCTAAACAACAACGCCAAGGTCTTGTTGGTGGGCAACAGACCCGACCCTGCTGCGAAGGATAAGACCGACCCTGCTGCGAACGTCTTCGAGCGCCTCAACAAACTCCTCGAGGAACTCAAGAAAAAGGTTAGACCAGGCCAGCCAGTTAAATGCTCGCCAGCAACGTTCACCGCACTGCTGCGAGGTAACCTCAATGACGAGGAGTGGCGCAAGCTTTTCGACGTGCGCGTTCCTCCTCCGGCGTTGACCTGCGCGGTGCTTGACGACCTTGCGATGACTTCGAAGCACCCGAACACCGGGGCTCGCCCGGATGTCGGCCGTTGGCTTCATGGCAGTGTTGAAGACCCATCGCTCTACGTGGAGCTTGCCTGGCGCAAGGAGCTTGATTTTGTGACCAGTCCCGACGATGCCGAACGACTCCTTGCAGCGTTCCCGATCGGCGCGCGTGAGACGGCGCGGTGTCCGCTCTACGAGGCCGTCAACTTGCTCAAGGCGGTTCGTGATCGATCCCTCGAAGACGACGCATTAGGGGCGCGTGTTTTGCTCATCAAGCGCTACGGTGAGACCACGCCGTTTCGCCTCCGCGACCTTCCCACCGACGACGGCAAGCTTCGCGCGGCCCTTTACGACGCAACAGTGGTGCTACCGACCAGCGCTGGTGGCTACGACGACCAGTTCGTGACCCCTAACGACAAGAAACTCGTGCGTGACATCGCAGAAAAGGCACAGCCAACGACCCGCGCGAAGCGTCGTCGGCTCTGGATCGACGCCGGGACAGTCAAGGCAACGCCTGACAGTGGACAGCAAAACAGTGAAGTGCAAAAAATCCCGTCGGACACCGACACCGAAAATCTCTTGAGCGAGGTCCAAAAAGTTGTGAACGAGCTGCTCGGCAGCAATGACTGGCAGCTCGTCGAGGCGGCGGGCAACGGCGCGTGCGGCGTGGTCGTGGCCCGAAAACTCCTTCGTGAGGTTGAAGATGCTGAGGATGACGACGGCTCGCTCGGCTTCAATACAGACGTTCTACTGACGCAGCATCTTCACGACGCGCGCACCAAGGCTACTGAGCTGTGCCGGCGGCTGTCGCTGCCCCTAGAACTGAGTAACACCGTCATTGAGGCCGCCGGCCAGCACGACCTCGGTAAGGACCGCCCGTGGTGGCAGCGCGCTGTGGGCCGCACCGAAAAGCCTGCGGTTGCGAAGTCGAAGCACTCGCGCTTCAATCACCACATCAACAAAGGCTACCGCCACGAGCTGGGTTCGGTTGCAGACCTCAGCGACGGCAAGGTGAGCTTGCCGCCCGGGGTCAACCGTGAGCTGTGCCTGCACCTCATAGCCGCCCACCACGGTCACGCTCGCCCAGGATTTGGCACTGAGTCAGTTGGCCCGGTTGTCATCTCTGATAGCGTGTCGTGTGTCCTCAACGAAACGCCAGTGCGCTTTGCAAAGCTCCAGGCCCAGTACGGATGGTGGACGCTCGCCTGGCTTGAAGCGCTGGTGAAAACTGCTGACGTGCTCGCCTCCGTGCTTCCCTCGTGCGGCGATAATGGCTCATCTGTGAGTAACATCCTGCCTGCGACCAGCAACATCCAGCTTACGATTGATGCTCGCAACCCTGGCGAATACCTTGCCGTTTGCGGTCTCCTTGAAGTGATCAGCCGCTATGATGCGAACGCAACATCGGCATGGCGGCGTGAGACAGTCACGCTGACGTCCGAGTACTCTGCCTTCGCTGACGTGTGCGAGATCAAGACGAACGTCGAGGAGGACGAAGTCGTGAAGGAGTTGGCCAAGTATCTCAGCTCGCAGGCGGACTGGCAGGAGGCCACCGAGAATGACCGCAGTCCGCTTGCTCAATCGAGCGGTGTCTGGTGCGGTGCCCTTGAGTTCTCGCTGCCACATAAGCTGCCGATTCTCATTGACCACTGGTACGAGTGGGCATACGTATCGAAAGGACGAATCGTGCAGAGTCTTGGTAAGAAGAATGGCAAGAGCCGATGGAAATTCTGGGCAGGTCGTCAAGAGAAAACGATCTCTAAGGCGATCAACGACAACCTCATTAAAAAACTCAATGAAGACCTCGAGAAAAAATTGAAACTCCAAGACATCATCACACTCACGTCGTCGGGCGAGAGCCCCCTGAAAATTGACGCTTTCACCACCCAGTCATCGATCGATCGTGGCATCAGCGCAAATGAAGCAAAGAACAGGACAGTTCGCCCTGCCCTGGAACTACTTGCCGCCATTGGGATCTCGGCATTCTTCCCTCCGCGCCGCAAAGGCGACAACGCGCCCGACGGTGTCGTCGGCGTGCAAAATAAGGTTTTCACTTACCACACTTGGAGCTCGCACTTGCCACTGGCGCTTGCGCGCCTGGCCGCGCGAGGTGTGGAGGTTGCACCCACTAGGCTGGTACAGTACAAAGCCACCATTGGTACGCTGGGTCGTTACAAACACTTGAGGCTTGCTCGTCCGGCCGGAATAGCCGAGTTACCGGCCGGAACAGCCAAGTTAGTCGACGCAGGCAACGACGACGAAAGCGATGACGAGGACAACGATGAGTAA
- a CDS encoding pyridoxal phosphate-dependent aminotransferase, translated as MSAPMPSPATTNLRLSSRFAEVGFSEIVRIRNRVMALKAAGETVHQFEGGEPFFETPEPIKEAMRRALADNKTRYAPSSGIPPLIEAIVDKLRTKNKLPAEPSHVIVGVGGMQGLYGAFNALLDPGDEVLLLSPYWTPTRDLIHMTGGRAICVETARILAEGVATTLAARLTPRTRAILVNTPNNPTGQVLTRANLEAIADFARRHDLVVVSDEAYEDLVYDGEHVSIGSLPEMYARTISVYTLSKSYGMTGWRIGYAVAPEPFITGIKTSVLYSTNGVSTPTQWAALAALRDVPESFLAECRAAYRQRRDRLMAGLAALGLPVKPTPDGAFYVFPDVSTLGGTSADIALRLLNEARVATVPGTAFGCAGEGHLRLSYSLSLDAIERGLEALERYLKRG; from the coding sequence ATGTCAGCGCCAATGCCCTCTCCCGCGACAACGAACCTTCGCTTGTCATCCCGTTTTGCCGAAGTTGGCTTCTCCGAAATCGTCCGTATCCGAAACCGCGTCATGGCGCTCAAAGCCGCCGGCGAGACTGTCCACCAGTTCGAGGGCGGCGAACCCTTCTTTGAAACCCCGGAACCCATCAAGGAAGCCATGCGCCGCGCCCTGGCCGACAACAAAACCCGCTACGCGCCGTCAAGCGGCATTCCACCGCTCATCGAGGCCATCGTGGACAAGCTGCGCACCAAAAATAAACTGCCGGCCGAACCCTCCCACGTCATCGTTGGCGTCGGCGGCATGCAGGGCCTCTACGGGGCGTTCAATGCCCTGCTCGATCCCGGCGACGAAGTGCTCTTGCTGTCGCCCTATTGGACGCCTACCCGCGATCTCATCCACATGACCGGCGGCCGCGCCATCTGCGTCGAAACTGCCCGCATCCTCGCCGAAGGCGTCGCCACCACCCTCGCCGCCCGTCTTACGCCCCGAACCCGCGCCATTCTGGTCAATACCCCTAATAACCCAACCGGCCAGGTCCTGACCCGCGCCAACCTGGAAGCCATCGCCGACTTCGCCCGGCGGCACGACTTGGTCGTCGTGTCGGACGAAGCCTACGAAGACCTCGTCTATGACGGCGAACACGTCTCGATCGGCAGCTTGCCGGAGATGTACGCCCGAACCATTTCGGTCTATACCCTGTCGAAGTCATACGGGATGACCGGCTGGCGCATCGGGTATGCCGTCGCGCCGGAGCCGTTCATCACCGGCATCAAAACTTCCGTGCTCTATTCAACCAACGGCGTGAGTACGCCTACGCAGTGGGCCGCACTCGCGGCTCTGCGCGACGTCCCCGAAAGCTTCCTGGCCGAATGCCGCGCCGCTTACCGCCAGCGCCGCGACCGACTCATGGCCGGCCTCGCTGCGCTGGGATTGCCCGTCAAACCAACGCCGGACGGCGCATTCTATGTCTTCCCGGATGTTTCAACACTGGGCGGCACGAGCGCCGACATCGCGCTGCGGCTGCTCAATGAAGCGCGGGTCGCTACGGTTCCCGGGACAGCCTTTGGCTGCGCCGGGGAAGGCCACCTACGGCTGAGTTACTCGCTTTCGCTCGACGCCATCGAGCGCGGACTTGAAGCCCTGGAGCGCTACCTGAAGCGTGGCTGA
- the csb2 gene encoding type I-G CRISPR-associated protein Csb2 has product MPLAIRVQFLAGYTGREWPPSPARLFKALVSSARMGWASSKRKKIEEALRKLEQQGWTGYTKLPEISAPRATLRPSRQRRFVPNNSRNWPTERKLNPKKSIDLEPEPMVGWDIEPPSIVWYWWPNFDASFVNVIREVSRRVVSVGKGEDFALLDAFPHLPQELPPVRWKPAPSGVSLEVPEAGCLAVCDDFFTRAAKNELPLPAAGVRAVTYASDAYGADQEIPTFVLGLWRKGKRCSWDARLLQQVIDPVRHLLCDEIQREVVDSLARCSSEVPAMETLVRRVLLGQNEHGHPICESHLAILPLPSVLGPYPDGRVRRIALTDLGRGKDPNRRAIVELAHVLLHGRELRDNNKQGIGVILETEPDGQWLRAITKPSRVWSTVTPLVQPAKELTSKEWQCLVEARRNAEQQPAKAAAYEIYLRERRLELLNRSVQQAIEGTGAQVKSIEFTKSGWIAGVHVATQYRANGYLGETPKLHVRVTFDKAIAGPIAIGRGRHVGFGVLWPEGE; this is encoded by the coding sequence ATGCCTCTTGCGATCCGCGTTCAGTTCCTCGCCGGATACACTGGCCGTGAGTGGCCACCGAGCCCGGCGCGCCTCTTCAAGGCGCTCGTATCATCGGCGCGCATGGGCTGGGCGTCTAGCAAACGCAAAAAGATTGAAGAAGCGCTGCGCAAGCTCGAGCAGCAGGGCTGGACCGGGTACACGAAGCTGCCCGAGATCTCCGCGCCTCGCGCAACGCTGCGCCCATCGCGCCAGCGGCGATTCGTGCCCAACAACTCCCGGAACTGGCCGACCGAGCGCAAGCTCAACCCTAAGAAGAGCATCGACCTTGAGCCTGAGCCGATGGTCGGATGGGATATCGAGCCACCGAGCATCGTCTGGTACTGGTGGCCGAATTTCGATGCGTCGTTTGTGAACGTAATCCGCGAGGTGTCCCGCCGGGTTGTCAGCGTCGGCAAGGGTGAAGACTTTGCCTTGCTTGACGCCTTCCCTCACCTCCCTCAGGAGCTACCGCCCGTGCGTTGGAAGCCTGCTCCGAGTGGTGTGTCGCTGGAGGTACCCGAAGCCGGGTGTCTCGCTGTCTGCGACGACTTCTTCACCCGCGCCGCCAAAAACGAACTGCCGCTGCCTGCGGCGGGCGTGCGAGCCGTGACGTACGCATCGGATGCCTACGGTGCTGACCAGGAGATTCCAACATTTGTGCTAGGCCTCTGGCGCAAAGGGAAGCGTTGTTCTTGGGATGCGCGCTTACTTCAGCAGGTCATCGATCCCGTCCGACATCTACTTTGTGATGAGATTCAGCGCGAAGTCGTGGATTCGCTAGCGAGATGCTCGAGCGAAGTACCTGCAATGGAGACGCTCGTTCGTCGGGTGCTCTTGGGGCAAAATGAGCACGGACATCCCATCTGTGAGTCGCACCTTGCGATCCTCCCGCTTCCGAGCGTCCTCGGTCCGTACCCAGATGGCCGCGTGCGCCGCATTGCCCTTACCGACCTTGGCAGGGGTAAAGACCCCAACCGGCGCGCGATCGTTGAGTTGGCGCATGTGCTCTTGCACGGCCGTGAGTTGCGCGACAACAACAAGCAAGGGATCGGTGTCATCCTCGAGACAGAGCCAGATGGTCAGTGGCTGCGGGCCATCACGAAGCCCTCTCGCGTCTGGTCCACCGTGACGCCGCTCGTGCAGCCGGCGAAGGAGCTGACAAGCAAAGAGTGGCAGTGCCTTGTTGAGGCGAGACGCAACGCCGAACAGCAGCCGGCGAAGGCTGCTGCTTACGAGATTTACCTACGAGAGCGCCGTCTCGAACTGCTCAATCGCAGTGTGCAGCAAGCTATCGAGGGTACAGGCGCGCAGGTCAAGTCGATTGAGTTCACTAAAAGTGGGTGGATTGCTGGCGTTCACGTCGCGACCCAGTATCGCGCAAACGGCTACCTCGGCGAAACGCCCAAGCTGCATGTGCGTGTGACCTTCGATAAGGCTATCGCAGGTCCCATCGCCATCGGAAGAGGCCGCCATGTCGGCTTTGGTGTGCTATGGCCCGAAGGTGAATGA
- a CDS encoding RDD family protein, with protein sequence MICALCGYIQADTERVCRRCGHIVPVRKPTALARMESNLPPTNTEVTGAGGPFPREVQSAATVPAWRAELSARVRQVKARRMMESELEAARRDQLGSASRQVETETPPPHGIEAPPEPPPTEAGQPDSTPPLDDLEAVENPLVRGALRRVRRAAESPRPPLSFPPRRMSAATPDLLTLDAPTATATSSAAPPVDISEIASELDAALGDFDLLADQPATEAPSETRPAPTPPPPSPPTPTRLLRRIRPLVRERVLAGVIDAAVVALSCLPLLCVVIMTGTVLIHPSVAAIVACAAVLIAGMYAFGTVTVAGQTFGMMYMGLRVVSIYEDHELHPVQALLRALGYGLSLLPLGAGFLWVLIDRDQRGWHEYLSATQLVREWYVETLPDQD encoded by the coding sequence ATGATTTGCGCTCTTTGTGGGTATATTCAGGCCGACACCGAACGAGTATGTCGGCGCTGCGGACATATCGTCCCGGTTCGTAAACCAACTGCGTTGGCACGTATGGAAAGCAACCTACCCCCGACCAATACCGAAGTCACCGGCGCCGGGGGGCCCTTTCCCCGCGAAGTCCAATCGGCCGCCACAGTTCCAGCCTGGCGCGCCGAACTCAGCGCCCGCGTGCGCCAGGTCAAAGCCCGCCGGATGATGGAATCCGAACTGGAAGCCGCCCGCCGTGACCAGCTCGGCAGCGCCAGCCGCCAAGTGGAAACCGAAACGCCGCCGCCGCATGGCATCGAAGCGCCGCCAGAACCACCACCGACCGAAGCTGGTCAGCCCGATTCCACCCCGCCGCTCGATGACCTCGAAGCCGTCGAAAACCCGCTCGTCAGGGGTGCGCTGCGGCGCGTTCGCCGGGCCGCCGAGTCACCACGACCGCCGCTGTCCTTCCCACCACGCCGGATGAGCGCCGCCACGCCCGACCTGCTCACGCTCGATGCGCCGACCGCGACGGCTACCAGCTCCGCCGCGCCACCGGTGGATATCAGCGAAATCGCCAGCGAACTCGACGCCGCGCTCGGCGACTTCGACCTGCTTGCCGACCAACCCGCGACCGAAGCCCCAAGTGAAACCCGGCCCGCCCCCACGCCGCCCCCACCGTCACCACCAACCCCTACGCGACTGCTGCGCCGGATTCGTCCCCTCGTCCGGGAGCGGGTCCTGGCCGGCGTCATTGATGCCGCCGTCGTAGCACTCTCCTGCCTTCCGCTGCTCTGTGTCGTCATCATGACCGGTACCGTGTTGATTCATCCGAGCGTGGCAGCCATTGTCGCCTGCGCAGCCGTACTCATTGCCGGCATGTATGCGTTTGGCACTGTAACAGTGGCGGGGCAAACCTTTGGGATGATGTACATGGGATTGCGCGTGGTCAGCATTTACGAAGACCACGAACTCCATCCCGTTCAGGCGCTCCTGCGCGCCCTCGGCTACGGCCTGTCCCTCTTGCCGCTCGGCGCGGGCTTCCTGTGGGTTCTCATTGACCGCGATCAACGCGGCTGGCATGAATACCTCTCGGCGACGCAGCTCGTCCGTGAGTGGTACGTCGAAACCCTGCCAGACCAAGACTGA
- the cas7g gene encoding type I-G CRISPR-associated RAMP protein Csb1/Cas7g — protein MSNNTLQKYDCLLNDESTVAAIVIRERLRPVQGVRGVFFPPTFAGPKNDDKSDYHINHFGPHNADPQQAQQNGRIANCCIVDSVPSQANRLEARLLKYSGTLIPKVTIKVTIEGASQKSIDLLEVGHRVGDAVVRYSNNNPFKVALEAYKNGDAGLLARLAPTSLVFGYWDSRGTKSKARRLIRSEIVAFNVQKLTTRSQYWSSIDPEVNSELKAILEGAKKELKEDSDSKNPAAQLGMLDIPVPESPGGVIAYGSIERTTIIALTGLRALVALQGNSKEIDKTLAMRRYLFALALAAAVGPKVWDLREGCILVRESKTDESKTDESKTDESKTDESKTDESKTDESKTDESKTDQGTGAGSNSSTTVKVNDPFTAVKVNYSGEEEEFTLPDVTGAEEYLREAAKDFFSKSESKSEATDKTEGEAVEKVKGLPEEVTLGLPEEVTLQFDPRAAANDIRTKDSTKDSTKDSTKDAQKEPQNQKKG, from the coding sequence ATGAGTAACAACACCCTGCAGAAGTACGACTGCCTTCTCAATGACGAATCCACGGTTGCCGCCATCGTGATCCGTGAGCGACTTCGCCCGGTACAGGGCGTGCGCGGTGTGTTCTTCCCACCGACGTTCGCGGGCCCCAAAAATGATGATAAAAGCGACTACCATATCAATCACTTCGGGCCGCACAACGCCGATCCCCAGCAAGCACAGCAAAATGGCCGCATCGCCAACTGCTGCATCGTCGATTCGGTTCCGTCGCAGGCGAACCGGCTTGAGGCCCGGCTGCTCAAGTATTCGGGCACGTTGATCCCGAAGGTCACTATCAAGGTCACTATCGAAGGAGCCAGCCAGAAATCAATCGACCTGCTCGAGGTCGGCCACCGCGTGGGCGATGCCGTCGTTCGCTACAGCAACAATAACCCGTTCAAGGTTGCGCTCGAGGCCTACAAAAACGGCGACGCCGGTCTGCTTGCGAGGCTTGCGCCGACGTCACTCGTGTTTGGGTATTGGGACAGCCGCGGAACCAAGTCCAAGGCGCGCCGCCTCATCCGCAGCGAGATCGTCGCCTTCAACGTGCAGAAGCTCACGACGCGCAGCCAGTACTGGTCGAGCATCGATCCTGAGGTGAATAGTGAGCTGAAGGCAATCCTAGAAGGGGCGAAGAAGGAACTGAAGGAAGACTCGGATAGCAAGAACCCGGCGGCGCAGCTCGGCATGCTCGACATACCGGTGCCTGAGTCTCCCGGCGGCGTAATCGCCTATGGTTCCATCGAGCGGACCACCATCATCGCACTGACGGGCTTGCGTGCGCTTGTGGCGCTCCAAGGCAATTCCAAAGAGATCGACAAGACTCTGGCCATGCGTCGGTACCTGTTCGCGCTGGCGCTGGCGGCGGCGGTGGGCCCCAAGGTGTGGGACCTTCGCGAGGGCTGCATCCTCGTGCGCGAAAGCAAGACGGACGAAAGCAAGACGGACGAAAGCAAGACAGACGAAAGCAAGACGGACGAAAGCAAGACAGACGAAAGCAAGACGGACGAAAGCAAGACGGACGAAAGCAAGACGGATCAGGGTACTGGTGCCGGTTCTAACTCCTCTACCACCGTGAAAGTGAACGACCCGTTTACTGCCGTGAAAGTGAACTACTCGGGTGAGGAAGAGGAGTTCACGCTTCCGGACGTCACAGGAGCCGAGGAATATCTCAGAGAGGCTGCCAAGGATTTCTTCAGCAAAAGCGAAAGCAAAAGCGAAGCCACCGACAAAACCGAAGGCGAGGCCGTAGAAAAGGTCAAAGGCCTCCCTGAAGAAGTCACCTTGGGCCTCCCTGAAGAAGTCACCTTGCAATTCGATCCAAGGGCAGCGGCTAATGACATCAGAACCAAGGACAGCACCAAGGACAGCACCAAGGACAGCACCAAGGACGCGCAGAAAGAGCCGCAGAACCAGAAGAAGGGCTGA